The sequence TGGTACAGAGCATGCATGTCCTGAAGGGTTGCCAGCAGTCCGAAGACCGTCAATGGGCTGCCATGGACACGGAGATCTCCAGCGTGACGTTCACGGATGAGCTGCTCGAAACGGCGAGCGACCTCTTGTGCATGAATCTGTTCGATCGGCGAATCCTGATGTGGCGTCGGGGTCTCACCCGTCGCAAGTTGATAGCAAAACGTCGAAACCACCGAGTTGTAATACGGCCTTCCACCTTCTCCGAAGACACCCGGCAAGATCACGTTGCTCAGCGAGCCGCCGTGTTGATCCGCCCACTCGCGCAGCACAGCTGTTGCGGCCCGTTTCGATGCGCCGTACGCCGTATCGCGCTCGATATGTGTGGAGGAAGAGAAAAGCACATGGGCACGGCTTTCCGTTTGCTGAAGGGCCGACACGAGTTGGTGAGTCAATTCGAGATTGATACGCGCCACCATGGCGTCGTCACCCCGATTCATCCCTGCGAGGTGAATCACGGCGTCGCAACCTGACACCACTTCAGGAAGGGTATCGTTTGTAAAGGTTTCGCGGGTCGCAGCACGAACCGTAACATCCTGAAGACTCCGCAGGTACGCAAGCACGTGGGTGCCGAGCAACCCACCGGCCCCGGTCACTGCGACTGTTAGCGGGCGTGCCATTGTTCCAGTTCTCGTTGGACACTGGGAAGAGAGCGCAGGAGCGTTTCAACCTGAGGCACCGTCAGCCGTTCGGTATTGTGCGAGGTGTAATCGTCAATCTGCAGTTCTTCCAGGTTACCTTCGGTGAAATATTTGGCGTAGTTCAGGTCGCGGTCGTCCATTCTGACACGAAGATAATCTCCCATGTCTTCAGAACGTGCAATTTCGCCTGCTGTCGCCAACGTTTCCAGAAGTTTCTCGGCGTGCCGCGTCCCGATAATCTCCACTGGAACACTGGACTGAAACAGGTTCTTGAGAGCCTGCGCCAGATCCGCCACGGTACACGCTGGCGCTTTCCGGACAAACAGATCACCCTGGTGAGCGTGCTCGAACGCAAACAGAACGAGATCAATGGCACTCCGCAGCGACAACAAAAAGCGGGTCATGTTGGGATCTGTGACGGTAAGAGGGAGTCCCTGTTTGATCTGACCAATAAACAGCGGAATGACCGAGCCCCGCGAGTACATCACGTTTCCGTAGCGCACACAGGAAATCATGGTGTCGCCTGCTCCCAACCTCCGCGCTGCCGCAGTCGCGACCTTTTCCATCAGTCCTTTGCTCATGCCCATCGCATTGACCGGCATCACTGCTTTGTCGGTGCTCAAGCAAACCAGTGACCGCACTCTGTGAGCAATCGCAGACTCGACAACGTTATGGCTGCCCACGATATTGGTCATCACAGCCTGCATTGGAAAGAACTCGCAACTCGGTACCTGCTTCAGCGCAGCGGCATGAAACGCCAGATCGACTCCATCCATGACCTGATCGACACTGCTTCGATCGCGGACGTCACCGATATAGAATTTGATCTTTGAATTTTTCAACTTCACGCGCATGTCTTCCTGTTTCAGTTCGTCACGACTGAATATTCGAATCTCCTTAACATCTGTATCCTTGATGAGTTGAAGTAATTCATTTCCAAATGAACCTGTGCCGCCGGTAATCAGCACCGTTTGTCCATTGATGTTAGGCAATGCCGTATTTTGTGTCATTCTTGCTTTCTCCTTATAGACGCCCTCTCCTTCCAAGGCACGTCATTTCCATAGGGGCAACTTATCGGCCAGTCGTCTGCAACAGATCGAGATTTTCCTGCAAAGCATGGTGGTCTTCTGCCACCCGTCTCGCATACGCCTGGCAGGCAGCGGCGCGCTCCAATTTGCGTTCAGGCGAGTCCTGCAGGAGGGCCAGCACAGCGTCGGCAAACTGCTGGGGATCGGAAAGTGGCAGAACGTCTCCTACCCCTGCACTCCTGAAATCTTGCCACGAAGTTTGATCACTGAGCACCACTGGACAACCTGCCGCCAGTGACTCCCAAATGACGTGTCCATAATTTTCTCCAAGAGTGGGGAAAAGAAAGACATCGTACCCGTTAAGTATGTTGCGCACTTGATCGTAGGGAACCACGCCTTTGTACTCCGCATGAATATGCACGGGAAGCTCCATCAATGCGTGTTTGCATTTTTCCCAGTATGCCTGATCTTCCAGCGGACCATAAATATGGAAGTCGAAAGGAACCGAGATCCGTTTGAGCACGTCTATCACATACAATAAATTCTTCATGGGGGAAACTCGTGAAATAAATACAACCCGTCTGCGGTCTATGTCTATCGTCGTTGGAATAGCATCGACAAGAGGGGTAAGATCAACTGCCACCTTGACGGAGACCGGTCCAAGAGTGCGGTAGATATCCCGTAATTCAAAAATTGTTGATGCCTGGAATGTCGTAACAGATCTAGTAAGACCAAAAATCCTGAAAAAACTTAAGTAAAGACGCTTCTTTCTGCGCTTGAGCGCCAGCGCAGCCGATGAGAATTCACCTCGTGGTGCAAGAATGATCGGTACATTAAACGAATTTATCCGCTGGCATATGAGAGCTCTGATCGTAGTTATAGAAAAAAAGCTATTGAGATAAAGGACAGGAATACCATACAGTTTAAGATATGTCTTAAAATGACTTGGGTTAAATTGACTTGATGGCAGATATATGACATCAGCCCCGTTGACCTGGTAAATATTATTTATGAAAATATCTCCATACACGGATCCATCTATGTCGTAGTTTCTCGTCACTATTAAAAATTTTACTTTTCCGTCTAGGCGCTGCGTCAAGTTAGAGATAGCCGTCACAGGACCACCAGAAAGTCTGCCGGGGAGATAGTGGTCAATAACAATAAGTATATCATATTTTTTCAAAAGAATTTCCCCCTTAAAACCCAGCTTGACGGGCTATTTATCTGAATACCACACAACGCTTTCCAAGCTTGATTTAATCTTGCTATTAATATCACCAAAAGATATTAATAGAGATGGAATTAATGTGAAAAAAAAGTATATCAAGGATGATACGAGGAGATAGACGTGTATATTACCGAAGTATAAAGCTGGAATAACTACAACTATGCTTATTAATCCCGAAGTCAGTTGAGTTAGGGCTTGGCGCTTGACAAGATTCACGGCACTCATATAGTTATTTTGCACTATTGTTATAGTAACAGCGAAAGTCCTTAAGAGTATCCAAAAAAGGTCAGCACTCTGCACACTAAATCTACTCTGCCCGAGTAGGTCATAAATCGGTTTCTGAAACACGATGACTATTCCACCGAGTATGACTATGAGTGCAGCAGACCACATACACAGCGAAATGATGAGGCGCCTCGATTGGACAAACTGAGAATTGGCCTGCAATCGCCCGAACACGGGCCATAAGGAAGTTGAAAAGAGGGTGATAACGAGAGGGAAAGCGTCAAAAGGCCTTCTAATCACACTTACGTAAGACACTTGGTCTACACCCCCAAAACGGCCTATCAGGAAGGGGTCGAGCGCAAAACCAAGGATATAAGCTACTTGTATGACAGTAAAATAGCCTCCTGTACGCAGGATATCTAAGTTGGCTACTACCGTTTCCTTTAGGCTTTTCCTTTTATGGGATAAGTACGCATTTTTCATGTCTCGGCGCGTAAAAAATATGCCGTTGCAGTAAGCAGCCACCACAGGAGGCAAAAGAGTCGCCACAGTTAACCATCTGATCTCTGGATGAATAAATAAAACAATCAAAGATAAAAAAAGCGCAGCAGCTTTACCTACTCCTTCCCAAATTACACTTTCGTGGCCGCGCTCTAGGGCAAGCTGAACTCTCGACCAAAGCGTGGGAGGGATTCCAAGGCAAAAAATTCCGAGGGATAAGAGTAGAGTTTGAAGGAGCTCATCTTGTTGGGTAGCATGATTAAGAGTTCTTACGTATAAAAATATCATTAAAGAGCCAAGTAAGAACCAAAAAATTGCCAAAACCCTTAACAAATAGGAAACTTCTAGAATTGATGTGATGCCTTTTAAAATACTTCCCGTAGTCCTGTTTAAATCAGCAATTTTGTTGATAACTCCATTTGAAATGCCAAAGTCAGGGAAAGCAATGACTGTGGAAATAAGTGTCGCCAAAAACCAGAAACCATAATGAGTTACGCCCAAGGTATGAATAATTAATGGCGTAAGGACAAGAGTAGTAACGATTGCAAAACCTCTAGCAAAGATAGAGGCCAAGCCATACTGAAATACACTACTGCTCGTTATTGTGCGTAACCGACTCATCATTTTTGAGAGGTAAATCTCATGATTTCCTTGACGCTTCTTGCATCCGTAACAGTGGTTTTGACGACATGTGGCTTTTTAAAAGTGGATCTGATGAGAAGATAGGCAAATAAAATACTGATGGTGGTGATAAAAACAGAGTTGAACTGTCGAATTGAATAGAAAACCGTACCCATAGCCGAAGCATAAATAATAATATTTGGTGATATTTGAGCAATTTTACTTATTTTTAAATAGCTATTTGTTCTTGCCTCCAACAATCCCAAGAGTATCCCTTGAAGCCCACATACAATTAAGCCCCAGGAAAATCCAAAATCAGCATACGCTGTAGCACCAAACGTAGCGGCTGTGGAATGGAAGCTTGAAAAGAAGCCAGGATCAATGACCTGGGGAAACCAGTTCTCCAGTTGAGGAGGCTTCTCAGGCCAGAGCGTCTTAGGTATCCAAAAGAGGAGGAGGGTGAGGTGTTCTTTTCCTTGTTCAAACCCTGCCAATGGGAAATAATTATGCATTTGGCTAAACGATTGTACAACACCTTCTGAAAAGCTTGATATATCGATTCCCTGTACGGTACCAGACACAATCGCAGCCTCTCCCCCCACCCTCGAGTTTTTCATAAAGTTGGTGATGAACAACAATACACCAGCAAGCGCAATAAATTGTGGAACGTTAGAAATTCTAACTGAAAAAATTTTCAACACCATGAAGACCATCGAAAGTACCGTTGTCACTATTACAGACCGGACACCAAGAAAAAACTGAGTAATAATGAGAGGGCTGACAAATAGCATGGCTCTGAGAATGTAATTAAATTTGAGTGGCTGATTAATATACTCCTTTTTTGCAAAAAGTACATATATCGTTGCGGCGGGTAAAATACTGGAAGCCAGACCCCCAAGACCAGCGACAATCGCTTCAAGTGTGCTATGAGACGTTTCGACCGCAAGAGTGTCAAGTCTTCCATATTTAAATGTTGTAAACGCGAGCGGTATAGCATAGATGAAATAGATGCCATACATAATACTTAACATCACATAGGTAATATTTGTCGGACGCAAATCTTCGTCAGCATTGCGAATAGAGTCATTAACATCGAAAAGATTTAAAAAAGACGTTACAAAACAAATGAATGAAAACGACAAGCATATGAAAAGTGATGCAGATTCATATGCCGATAAGCCAGCAACATAAATAATTTTTGTTCTGTTATAAAGTGCTTCGCTTAACACAATCACGATGAATCCAATACACCATGCCTGCAGAGGCCGGATATTAAATGGGGTTTTAGTAAATAGAATTATAATAGTTATGAGCGCAGCCGCACCGGTCAAAATATATTCGTATGTATCATCTAAAAAATAACATCCTATAAAGTTCAACAAAAATATTATACAAATTGAAGTGTATTGTGGTGATAGCATACGTGTACGCATATTTTGCACTCCCTAGATCTACAATTTCACAGAATTTATAAAAGATGAGCTGATTTTATTACCTTTTCTGGCGCCAGGACAGGTCGGAAACATATAGATTTCTGTCCTCTAGGGTTTTACCATATGGATTAATAAGAGTAACAGTCAACGGAGAATTTTCAAGAGGAATCTGAACATTGATTGCCTGATCAGAGGTGTCTAGTTCCTTTTTTATATGGCTATTTTGAGAAAAACGGATCCTCGGAAACGCACCTTTTCCTTTTCGACCGGTGAGGTTCAGGCTCAAAAGACCTTGCCCACACGGCTCAAACACGATCGGGACCTGAGTAACCAATGTAGCCAATCGAGCTTCTGGATACCATTGACCGCCCGTTGCTTCTGAGACGCTGATCTGAAAACCAGAACACTGATCACCCTTAAACTCTACATCGTTCAGCAGCGCAACTCGAACATCTGCTAAGTAAAAATCATTCAAATAAGCAAGGATCAAACGCCCAGGTTGCGGAATCTGTATATCAACTGTTCGTTGCCGTGTAAAGCTTTCAGAAGCGAGCTGATGACCGTTCAAAACGACATGTAAAATAGGAGACGAGCCTGCAACCGTATTGCCATGTGCTGTAACACTTAGAGTTCCGGACGTACAGACCACAGCCTCTACCCACGAGACCGAAAGAAAATCAAAACCGTTGCCTTGAGGCACATTAGCATGGGGTACGCCCTGATAGGCAACCTTAAACTGCGGAGGGGACTGACAGGGCGAATCCGGTACGGCATCGATAAGTGAGGGACTCGACTGCGACTGTGGAGACGTGGTCAAGGTCAACACCGTACTGACCAAGCCACCACACAGCAATAGGAGGGCCACTGCACGCCAATTCAAGGCTTCACCTTCACGGTCCAGTTCCTGCTCGCCAAGGCGACGACTGAAAAGCTTGACGACCCTGGGAGCAGCCGCAGTTGCAGATTTTGGGTTTTCATAGGAAGGAGATCACTTGTGAGTGTGAGCAGCGGCGAGCGGTTTCCCGACACAGTGAACGCCGTGCTCAACAGACTGGTACAGAAGCGAGCACAACTCTCCAAATCAGCACGGTAACTTCCAGCGGGAATTTGGAATTGAGCGTACGTTGTATATGCCTGTGTAGACTGAACTTCTGTAGGTGCCACGAACAGATTGAGGGCATACTTCGACGGTCCGATCGGCACAGTTGAACTTCTCAGACCAAGAAACAGCGGTAACGACAGAACTAGAGCGAGGCCCACCGTAAAAGCACCCACAGACCACTGAAGCCGCTTCAGATTCAGCAATTGCATACCAGCGACGATCCAAAAGACTTCAGCAAAAAACGGATTGGGTACCAGAATCGTGTTATCCGTAATAGTAGACACCAACATCCCACTGATAATGGCCCCAGCCAGAGGATTTTGGCCTTGTAGGGTGGCATACCCGATCAGCCCTAACAAGATAAAAAACCCAGCAAGGCCCAGCGGTCCAGTTTCAGCCCATTGTTGAAGCGTTAGGTTATGTGCGATAAGCCATGGATTATCAAGGTGAGCCAGCCACGCTGGACAATGCAGCGGGACGCCGTCTGGTCCCAGAAACAAGCTACAGGGATTGGAAGGTGAGGTCAGGTATTTCCCCAAGCGGTAGCTGCCTACGCCTGCCAGACGATAGCTGTGTATGACCGAGAGCGTGTCGTACCACACCACATCTCGTCCGGTCGTATCGCTGCTAACAAGCCGGGTGACCGCACTGATGCCCAGACGGTCTCCCACATAGACACCACTCAGAAGCAAGAGAGATCCGAACAAGGCGCCCATGGCGGCCTGGATACCCCGCCGAATACCAAATCCGACAAGACAGCCGATGAAGGTCGCCAGCAGTGGACCGCGGCTCCCGGAAAGCAGAAGAATCACCAAACCGGCTACCCCTAGGGGCAATCGCCACCACCATCTGCCACTAGCAAAGAGAGCAAGCCAGATACCGAAGACGCCACTCAGTCCAAGGGCAATCGCTGTCATATACGGATGACTGAGGCGGCCTGTAAGAAAGTTAAATCCGTTCGCAGCTCCGTACAATGCGGCACTGAGATACACAATCAGCAGCCCTGCACCCAACGGTTTCAAAAGTGCAGCTCGTTGCACAAGCACACCGATACCCACTAGGCCACCAATGAGGAGGCTGCGTACCAGAGCCAACGCACTTGCGAGAATTGGCTCGGGCGCCAATAAGGCTGCGACCTGCTGAGTCAGGGCATAGCACAGGAGAATAAACAGAACGACGTTCGGCAGACGTCGCAGGGCAGGCAACGCCAAAACACACAGCGGCACGATAGGGTAAATCACTGGCAGAGCGCCTAGCCACCAGACGACCCATTGAGGTGGGGAAGCGTCAGGGTTAGGATACTTCGAATCCGGAGGCAGCCGCACACGCTGAATATAGAGGAAGCGCTTTGAATGAAGCTATGGAAACGTTCGAAGCGACCGAAAGCGCTTCAGAGGACACTCACCGATGCAGCGTGAAATTTTAGGGCGCTTATGAAGCAGGCTTTTGACACACTTGATACCGAAGCTCGACAACTCGGCTAGTCCACCGCAGGCCAAGGTAGAACCTATTTATAAGCTCATACCGAAATAAGGACGAACCGCGACCTGATGATACCCGACAGTATGAAAACGGAAGAATCTTAAAATTGGTTACACCTATCAGGCTTAAAAATAAACAATACACATCAAATTGTGTTTATTAAGGAGTATAAAAGCGTGAAATTAGTTAGAGAAACAAGTGAGCTCACCAAAAGGTACGATGTTCTAATTGTAATAAGTCATTACTTACCCGGTCGCTCATCTGGTGGGCCAGTAACCTCAATTGAGAATTTGGTTAAAAAGCTGGGCAATCAGATACGTATTGTGATCGTTACACAAAATTATGACCTAGACGGGTCTTTATACAGCAATATTATACCCCTGCAAGTATATAAAGTTGAAAATGCAGATGTTATATATTTAAATAAGGAAGATTTTAGATTCTCTACCATACAGGGATTAGCCGAACAATTAAAGGTAAGCTGTATATATCTCAACAGCTTCTTTTCAAAAATTACCGTAGAATCACTCTTTCGTATGTGGCTTTTGAGGAAGAACATCAGAGTAGTGGTGGCAGTTCGGGGAGAGTTTTCTCCCGGTGCACTTAAGATCAAAGCATGGAAAAAGCAACTATACATCAAGCTAAGTCGGAACATCGGCATTATGCGACACGTTATATTTCAGGCAACAAGTGCGCGAGAAGAACATGATATTACCAAAAATCTCGGAAAAGTGCAGACTATGATTTCTATGGATATACCAGCTGACATCGAAATGATAACAACGAGTGAAAAGCACGCAAATTCAACCACCAAACTAGTATTCATATCCAGAATAGTACCGATGAAAAATCTAACATATGCTTTACGCTGTTTATCAAAGGTAAAAGGTGATATAATTTTTGATATTTTTGGCACGCTCGAAGATCACGATTACTGGGAGGAATGTAAAAATATTATTGCTGAACTACCACCAAATATAAGAGTAAAATATAACGGCGTACTTAAACACGATATGGTAAGAAAAAAATTCCAAGAATACGATGCATTTCTATTTCCCACAGCGGGTGAGAATCTAGGGCATGTTATTTTTGAATCTCTTTCAGCGGGTTGCCCTGTAATTATAAGTGATCAAACTCCATGGCAAGATTTGGAGTGCAAAGGCGTCGGATGGGTCATCCCCCTTGAAAAACCAGATATATTTACAGACACTATTCAAAATATAATGAAAGAGACTGCGGGCGAGAAGCATGAAAGAAGCGGAAAGTGTCTCAAATATGCGATAGACATTTCGCAAGACAAAGACATGATTAAAAAAAATCTGGAGTTGTTTGGAATTCAGACAAGATAAATAACAACGGGATGACTGGAGGTATATAGTAGCATTACCGGTCATCCCTTCGTTTTGCCCTATGCTATAAGCTCCAACATCTTCCCGGAAGACAGTTTCTTGGCAAAACAGATTTTACATCAATAAATATTCCTTGACTGTTCAACATACCTAGTAATTTTTCCTGCGAATAATCTAAGTAAAATTGATGCGGAACAGCAAGAATGAGTCCGTCCAAATCTTTCAACTCATCAAAAGTACACAAGCTCAAATGATACTCTTTCTGCACTTCCTCGGTGGAAAGAAGAGGGTCATGTATGAGAGGATCAATACCAAACTCCCTGAGTTCTGCGACAATATCAGGTATTCGACTATTTCTAAGATCAGGAACATCTTCCTTATAAGTAAGACCTAGAATTCCAACTCGTGCTTCTTTTAAAGACACTTCCGCCGACGTTAGCATTTTTACCAGCTTTTGAGCAACAAATACACCCATTGAGTCATTCACACGCCGCCCAGCAAGTATTACTTCGGGTGTATAGCCGATTTCCTGTGCTTTCTGAGTTAAATAATAGGGATCAACACCAATACAGTGCCCACCAACGAGTCCAGGCCGGAAAGGGAGAAAATTCCATTTTGTTCCAGCCGCTTCAAGCACATCCAGTGTACTAATATCCATACGATCAAAAATAATCGCAAGTTCATTGACCAGCGCAATATTCAAATCTCGTTGAGTATTCTCGATAACTTTAGCCGCTTCAGCAACTTTAATCGTAGAGGCACGATGAAGACCTACCTCAACGATTACTCCATAAATGTCACAGACGCGATTTAATGTTTCCTCATCTTGCGCAGAAACGACTTTGACAACATTCCGAAGCGTATGAACCTTGTCGCCTGGGTTAATGCGCTCGGGACTATAACCCAACTTAAACTGCACATACTTTTTAAGCCCCGAAACTTCCTCTAAAACAGCACCGCAAATTTCTTCAGTTACGCCAGGGTAGACTGTCGACTCATAAATAACAAGGTCACCTTCTTTAAGATACTTACCGATCGTTCTGCTTGCACTAATCAATGGGCTGAGATCTGGACGCTTATATTCGTCAATAGGAGTTGGCACAGTTACGATAAAGACTGAACGATCAACGAGGCAAGTCTCATCCGACGAAAAAGAAAGAGAGGAGAGTTTTAAATCTTCACTGTCAGTCTCATTGGATCGGTCAACATAGTTAGCCAGCTGCTGAATCCGGGAAGTTAGAATGTCAAACCCCACTACATCAGGAAAAGCTTTTGCAAGCTCTAATGCCAATGGCAGTCCAACGTAACCAAGGCCAATGATCGCTATTTTTTCAGGAGAAGTATTTACTTGATATTTTATCACGGATACTCCAATACATTTAGAAGAAATGTCAACAAAAACATGAATACCATGACATAAATTGGTTAGTCTATCTACCCTCCATAAATTCTAGCGACCGAGTGCGCTCAAAATGAGCACAAGTTCAATATATAAAGAAGAGATCGTCTTATCTCTCATTTTCCAAGTATGGCTGGAATCTCCGACATATTTACGCACCCTATTAGGATGGATGTAGGATGCGTTCACCTTATGAGTAAATAATGAGTTACACCAGGCTGAGGACGCTTTCGCAGAAGTGATACCCCGCTGCGCCGTTGGAAGAAGATGCAACTGCGCTCTTTAGGAGTCAAAAGTCGACGCTGAACGGAAGAAGTCGACTCTTGGTGACAGCTCACCGGGGGGGGCTTGTAGGAAGCAATGGGATAGAGTAGGCCGTATCGAAGCCTCGACCTGCCCCCACTGTCAACAACTCACAGACGCGTTGCAGGCCGTGAGGGCGGAGTGCGACCGCTTGGCAGCAGAAAATACGGATTTGAAGGCGCGGCTGCAAGCGGACAGCAGCACGTCGAGCCTGCCGCCGAGCACCGACAAGCCGTGGAAGCCGCAGAGCGAGCACGTGAAGACGGGGCGGCCCTCTGGCGGTCAACCCGGCCATGGTGGGAAGACCCTGGAAATGAGCACGCAGCCGGACACCGTGATCGTCCTCCCGGTGAGTGGTCGGTGTGCGTGTGGCCAAGCGTGGGGGAGCGTGCCGGTTCAAGACCGACTGGCTCGGCAGGTTCATGACCTGCCAGAGACGCGCTTGCACGTCACCGAATACCAGGCAGAGGTGAAGATCTGTCCGTGCTGCACGGCCCGGCAGCAGGCGGCGTTCCCCACAACGGTGCCGGGTCAGGTGCAGTATGGCCCGCGCGTGCAAGCGTTGACGACGGTGCTCAACGTCGTGCATTTCATCCCACTGGCACGCACCGCAGAGATCATCCGCACACTGTATGGCAGTGCTCCCAGTGAGGGCACCATCCTGCTGAATCTCAACGTGGCGTCAGAGCGCCTCGAATTCTTCGAGGCGCAGGTCAAAGTGGCGTTGCTGGCTGAACCAGTGCTGTACGCCGACGAGACGGGCAGCAAGGTCAATGGGAAGTTGCAGTGGCTGCACATCCTGACGTGCGCGTCGTACACGCTGTATGGTCATCATCGCAGCCGTGGGTATGACGCGTTGGTGGCGATGGGCGTGCTGCCGGCGTACCGGGGGATGTTGATGCACGATGCGTGGTGCACGTATTTGTCCTTACCGATGGATCACGCGTTGTGCAATGCGCATCTGCTGAGGGAGCTGCGTGGGCTGCACGAGTTCTTCCAGCAGGACTGGGCCGGTGAACTGCGCGGGGCGCTCCAGTTGGTGTATCACCAGCGCAAAACCAAGA comes from Deinococcus ruber and encodes:
- a CDS encoding nucleotide sugar dehydrogenase; the encoded protein is MIKYQVNTSPEKIAIIGLGYVGLPLALELAKAFPDVVGFDILTSRIQQLANYVDRSNETDSEDLKLSSLSFSSDETCLVDRSVFIVTVPTPIDEYKRPDLSPLISASRTIGKYLKEGDLVIYESTVYPGVTEEICGAVLEEVSGLKKYVQFKLGYSPERINPGDKVHTLRNVVKVVSAQDEETLNRVCDIYGVIVEVGLHRASTIKVAEAAKVIENTQRDLNIALVNELAIIFDRMDISTLDVLEAAGTKWNFLPFRPGLVGGHCIGVDPYYLTQKAQEIGYTPEVILAGRRVNDSMGVFVAQKLVKMLTSAEVSLKEARVGILGLTYKEDVPDLRNSRIPDIVAELREFGIDPLIHDPLLSTEEVQKEYHLSLCTFDELKDLDGLILAVPHQFYLDYSQEKLLGMLNSQGIFIDVKSVLPRNCLPGRCWSL
- the tnpC gene encoding IS66 family transposase; translated protein: MRAECDRLAAENTDLKARLQADSSTSSLPPSTDKPWKPQSEHVKTGRPSGGQPGHGGKTLEMSTQPDTVIVLPVSGRCACGQAWGSVPVQDRLARQVHDLPETRLHVTEYQAEVKICPCCTARQQAAFPTTVPGQVQYGPRVQALTTVLNVVHFIPLARTAEIIRTLYGSAPSEGTILLNLNVASERLEFFEAQVKVALLAEPVLYADETGSKVNGKLQWLHILTCASYTLYGHHRSRGYDALVAMGVLPAYRGMLMHDAWCTYLSLPMDHALCNAHLLRELRGLHEFFQQDWAGELRGALQLVYHQRKTKTLTADGIVAFKARFDTLVTAGLVSNPAQERAAGQRGRVKQSRARNVALRCQRYKREMLRFLDDDRMPFDNNLAEQGIRMMCGKRKISGGFRSEMGGQVFCRIRSYVATVHKQGMSVWDGLVSVFAGNVLLPAFLP